Proteins from a single region of Anastrepha ludens isolate Willacy chromosome 5, idAnaLude1.1, whole genome shotgun sequence:
- the LOC128863184 gene encoding fibronectin type-III domain-containing protein 3A isoform X2 gives MVRLNVPTTQENHPLRHHQLYYTNNNHNSNSVQNVGTGNLSNSISSPSSSTSSLNSNASSFEPHQHQHQLQHQLQIQHLHHQHQHQHHNQNPSQSQLQQQQRSASSIVMVVPQPQQQAPLPQATQQQPQYTHGSAVTSQHQHPHAHHVHHQTPSQPNSVGMPIHQQQPQVPQQSPTDGSTSSLPASPPLLQQTATPPQGAQLVQPVCAVHHPQQHQQQLALVAAMHQHLAAAAGLGPPQPQHMHRPHGTHVPAPQTQQLTAPPGTLTGIQAQSQVQVQATAVSTQQPQSTQHSQQHSIDNGHAGICSAINGGGNSGNSGNAPGISPSGSSNSSVGSATSSSGNAIVAAAPPPSASGQLYIQYPGEFYPTEYYITPHPHDSMCPQHPHHHQTLCAMPTDYGPTAVQMVSQNRPAPIPVPVQVPQGQVMQQYVNESGTFAHVVLSPQYQQLHASQGHIHAPFLTSNGTSHFYSPLPAGFPAGTGSGPAHFHALSSGHVQPQQPPQQQQAPTAQHQQTSSLQPLSHSPSPPNSYHKDERTQRQHTKLLRKLEKQRELNSGMSTPTHSPSPRRNDLNGHHNHSLATTNNSSDGNGSNTHNYATAISGMLTSAPTTASSSVTTTNNSNNSSIGSNYNLQNKNQNQYHVSKQPSLSQQILNNHSFHSRRTPQKNDCVPVNAHQLNNINGEAFACITSSVNTSDGGMEGIPNAVEDEEDFQSLIIEQLSAIQKPDVINLTSRSAKIIWEAPVITDPHINTRELRYNVLFSDRAKECKYKSLYKGESYDCIVQDLQPGQVYVVRLQVHYEKLQGSASDPTEFTTPPCVPDQPAPPKLVMRTKNSLHLRWTNPLSNGSPIQHYLLEYDEGKTGLPATYRSARQNTGSEVLHFVEATKTKGKHYTLTKLQPSTVYNFRLAAINEVGASLFSSICSYSTSSNPPSAPKPPKLQSSSSSSLRLWWERRPQDSDYVLQILDRESGHGYLNAFNGPDCVHECCQLRRATSYQFRLRAENEAGCSPWSNEVTFQTSPEKPGKPGKPHVKGKIHGTHFRTRWDPPTDRGGAEILRYFLEITSGTKFERIYSGTDTETTCDRLQPGTTYQLRTSCEGPAGLSPYSDVAHITSEAIVPAAPPPPYYDNPPGPYATVLRLDKPDYNGGAPVLEFEVQMRRPLDVHFDIENKTNEYSIIYRGRDTYCVVKDLQPGCPYEVQVRAINRIGAGAWSPWFRFSAAAAPPNAPHNIKVVVKSATHLFLNWQEPDCNGAPILEYHLESVTGRNESNSGLEETSEMPAYQTCYQGVQTSVDLRNLLPFTVYYFRVNANNTAGVGKWSTSINARTPAAAPAAPQIKDCEFTATEVSLNWTEPECNGAAITAYVIEYAEGSITTPNTNPSYTVTGLMSETTYKFRLQAINSIGPGPFSAYAKLTTLPSPPAPPALECTGVGHNFIKLKWADGKNLDFTKYYVEMFVQRAKEFQIVYSGTNCMCKVNKLQERTSYTFRIYASTDRAGIGDYSNEYTFSTTPTLPSSIKAPRVAMEGAAACLLTHGASGAGGFIPSGMLAETHTSFIAGLGNLSLGVPLTLEWQNSKNTFNDRVEYLLQYAIGKDGDYKRIYRGAETKFTIENLEPGTMYQFRVCPIRVTSSGEDLVGQYTSAFRYQVPHLASLDDIDSSLLGNMSSVFGGAAGANNNGNASMGCHGHSHLAHHVHGLHTHHSHSHTHHNSRQSASGLHHRSVSASAASPNGCSGNGGINGNGSSNIGGNTILIGPNAIGLIPLGTAMANELAAVGFASCDDPLHHHHHHHHQFHGGNVTAGAEPEVAASTAASFLAATANSLLPNNALLAHASISANHVQNGAVRRCMSKIATLYTNRKRFTDQEKAILFMICFLFFTFLFATLVKTLMR, from the exons ATGGTTCGTTTGAATGTCCCAACTACACAAGAAAACCACCCGCTACGTCACCACCAATTATATTACACCAACAACAATCACAATAGTAACAGCGTTCAAAATGTTGGCACCGGCAACCTCAGCAACAGCATCTCCTCGCCTTCGTCATCGACCTCCAGCTTAAACAGCAACGCTTCATCCTTCGAGCCCCATCAGCATCAACATCAACTGCAGCATCAACTTCAGATTCAACATCTACATCACCAACATCAGCATCAACACCATAACCAAAACCCAAGCCAGAGTCAACTTCAACAACAGCAGCGATCAGCCAGTAGTATAGTAATGGTCGTTCCTCAACCACAGCAACAAGCTCCGCTGCCACAAGCAACACAACAGCAGCCTCAGTATACACATGGATCAGCAGTGACTTCGCAGCATCAACATCCTCATGCCCATCATGTTCACCATCAAACTCCATCACAGCCGAATTCAGTTGGCATGCCCATTCACCAGCAGCAACCACAGGTACCACAACAATCGCCAACGGACGGGTCGACATCTTCACTTCCAGCCTCGCCCCCACTGCTACAACAGACAGCTACACCGCCACAGGGCGCGCAACTGGTGCAACCAGTTTGTGCAGTGCATCATCCACAACAGCATCAACAGCAATTAGCTTTGGTTGCTGCCATGCATCAACATCTGGCAGCTGCAGCCGGTCTTGGACCCCCACAGCCGCAGCATATGCATCGTCCACATGGTACTCACGTACCAGCGCCCCAAACGCAGCAACTTACCGCTCCACCAGGTACGCTTACGGGGATACAGGCTCAATCTCAAGTGCAGGTGCAAGCGACTGCTGTTAGTACACAGCAGCCACAATCAACCCAACATTCTCAGCAACACTCTATCGATAATGGCCACGCTGGTATATGTAGTGCTATCAATGGTGGAGGCAATTCAGGCAACAGCGGAAATGCTCCTGGAATATCTCCCAGCGGGTCGTCGAACAGCAGTGTTGGCAGTGCTACTAGTAGTAGTGGCAATGCGATCGTTGCCGCTGCCCCACCGCCTTCGGCATCAGGTCAGCTGTATATTCAGTATCCTGGCGAGTTCTATCCAACGGAGTATTACATAACACCGCATCCACACGACAGTATGTGCCCGCAGCATCCACATCATCATCAAACGCTATGCGCCATGCCAACGGATTATG GTCCAACAGCGGTGCAAATGGTTTCACAAAATAGACCCGCACCAATCCCAGTGCCAGTACAAGTACCTCAAGGTCAGGTGATGCAACAATATGTCAACGAGAGCGGAACTTTTGCGCATGTCGTATTATCCCCTCAATATCAACAGCTCCATGCCAGCCAAGGACATATTCATGCCCCTTTC ttgaCCTCCAATGGCACTTCACACTTCTATTCACCGTTGCCGGCGGGTTTTCCAGCCGGGACAGGCAGCGGACCGGCGCACTTCCACGCACTGTCAAGTGGCCACGTACAACCACAGCAACCCCCTCAACAGCAGCAAGCACCAACAGCGCAACATCAACAAACGTCATCACTACAACCCTTATCACATTCACCCTCGCCACCCAATAGCTATCATAAGGACGAGCGCACCCAACGTCAGCACACAAAGTTATTGCGAAAACTTGAAAAGCAACGTGAACTGA ATTCCGGTATGTCAACACCGACTCATTCGCCATCTCCGCGTCGGAATGATTTAAACGGGCATCATAATCATTCACTTGCTACGACGAATAACAGTAGCGATGGCAATGGATCCAACACGCATAACTATGCAACAGCGATTTCAGGGATGTTGACATCGGCTCCAACAACTGCCAGTTCTTCAGTAACAACCACAAACAATTCAAATAACAGCAGTATAGGATCGAActacaatcttcaaaataagaaCCAAAATCAGTATCATGTTTCAAAGCAACCATCTTTATCTCAGCAGATATTGAACAACCACAGTTTTCACTCcagacgaactcctcaaaaaaATGACTGCGTACCAGTAAATGCACACCAGCTAAATAACATTAATGGGGAAGCTTTTGCTTGCATAACATCTTCAGTTAATACATCTGACGGCGGCATGGAGGGTATACCAAATGCTGTCGAGGATGAGGAGGACTTCCAGTCTTTGATAATTGAGCAGCTTTCTGCTATTCAGAAACcagat GTAATCAATTTAACTTCACGTTCTGCAAAAATTATTTGGGAGGCACCAGTCATCACCGATCCCCATATCAATACTAGAGAGTTACGTTATAATGTTTTGTTTAGTGACCGTGCCAAAGAGTGCAAGTACAAGAGTCTCTATAAGGGTGAATCGTACGACTGCATCGTCCAGGACCTGCAGCCCGGTCAGGTGTATGTAGTGCGACTTCAG GTTCACTATGAAAAACTGCAGGGATCTGCATCCGATCCAACCGAATTCACAACTCCGCCATGTGTGCCAGATCAGCCAGCGCCACCTAAATTAGTTATGCGAACAAAGAACTCTTTGCATTTGCGTTGGACGAATCCACTATCTAACGGATCACCCATTCAACACTATTTACTGGAATATGACGAGGGCAAAACTGGCTTGCCGGCAACTTACCGCTCTGCGCGCCAAAACACGGGAAGtgaagtattacattttgtcgaGGCAACGAAGACAAAAGGCAAACACTATACTCTCACTAAACTACAGCCTTCAACTGTATACAATTTCCGTCTGGCCGCTATAAACGAAGTTGGCGCATCATTATTTTCCTCAATCTGTTCATATAGCACTTCAAGCAATCCACCGTCTGCACCGAAGCCTCCAAAACTTCAAAGCAGTAGCTCATCCTCTCTTCGCCTTTGGTGGGAAAGGAGGCCACAGGATAGCGATTATGTGTTGCAGATACTTGATCGCGAGTCTGGCCACGGCTACCTTAATGCTTTTAACGGGCCCGACTGCGTTCACGAATGCTGCCAGCTGCGACGTGCCACGTCTTATCAGTTTCGCTTACGTGCTGAAAATGAAGCCGGCTGCTCTCCTTGGTCTAATGAGGTCACTTTTCAAACATCTCCTGAAAAGCCTGGGAAACCAGGCAAGCCACATGTAAAGGGAAAAATTCATGGAACACATTTTCGAACGCGATGGGACCCACCCACAGATAGGGGAGGCGCCGAAATACTTCGCTATTTCCTTGAAATCACATCTGGCACCAAATTCGAACGTATTTACAGTGGTACTGATACAGAGACCACATGCGATCGCCTTCAACCCGGTACAACGTATCAGTTGCGCACCTCCTGTGAGGGCCCAGCAGGACTCAGTCCCTATTCGGATGTGGCGCATATAACATCAGAAGCTATAGTACCTGCGGCACCGCCGCCACCTTATTACGACAATCCTCCGGGTCCGTATGCGACCGTTTTAAGACTAGACAAACCAGACTATAATGGCGGAGCCCCAGTGCTAGAGTTTGAGGTTCAGATGAGACGTCCTTTAGACGTGCACtttgatattgaaaataaaacaaacgaaTATTCAATTATATACCGCGGACGTGATACATACTGTGTGGTCAAGGACTTGCAGCCTGGTTGTCCCTATGAGGTACAGGTGCGTGCAATCAATCGCATTGGTGCAGGTGCTTGGTCACCATGGTTCCGTTTCTCAGCAGCTGCTGCACCTCCGAACGCACCTCACAATATAAAAGTTGTGGTTAAATCGGCGActcatttgtttttgaattggcAAGAGCCCGACTGTAATGGAGCTCCGATTCTTGAATACCATCTGGAAAGCGTAACGGGTCGAAATGAGTCTAACTCTGGGTTGGAGGAAACATCAGAAATGCCAGCATACCAAACATGTTATCAGGGAGTGCAAACCAGCGTCGATTTACGTAATTTATTGCCGTTTACTGTGTATTACTTCCGTGTAAATGCAAACAATACGGCTGGTGTGGGTAAATGGTCAACAAGCATTAATGCACGAACACCAGCCGCCGCTCCTGCTGCCCCACAAATCAAAGACTGCGAATTTACCGCCACTGAAGTATCCCTTAACTGGACGGAGCCTGAATGCAATGGTGCTGCCATCACTGCATACGTCATTGAATACGCTGAAGGATCAATTACTACGCCAAATACAAACCCATCTTATACAGTCACCGGTTTAATGTCTGAAACGACGTACAAATTCCGCTTGCAGGCCATAAACAGCATTGGGCCGGGACCATTTTCCGCATATGCCAAGCTCACAACGTTGCCTTCACCACCAGCCCCACCTGCACTGGAATGCACCGGCGTAGGTCAtaactttataaaattaaaatgggcTGACGGCAAAAATTTGGATTTCACCAAATACTATGTGGAAATGTTTGTACAGCGGGCAAAAGAGTTCCAGATCGTTTACTCTGGCACTAATTGCATGTGCAAAGTAAACAAGCTACAAGAGCGCACCTCATATACTTTCCGGATATATGCAAGTACTGATCGTGCTGGGATCGGTGACTATTCGAATGAATATACTTTTAGTACGACTCCCACTTTGCCAAGCAGCATTAAAGCGCCTCGTGTGGCTATGGAAGGAGCTGCTGCTTGTTTGCTAACACACGGTGCCAGTGGTGCTGGCGGCTTCATCCCATCCGGAATGCTGGCTGAAACGCATACCAGTTTTATTGCCGGCCTAGGCAACCTTTCTTTAGGCGTACCGCTGACTCTCGAAtggcaaaactcaaaaaatactTTCAACGATCGTGTGGAATATTTATTGCAATACGCCATTGGCAAAGATGGAGATTATAAGCGG ATTTACCGAGGTGCAGAGACCAAGTTTACAATTGAAAATTTAGAGCCGGGAACTATGTACCAATTCCGAGTTTGCCCTATTCGTGTTACTTCTTCCGGTGAAGATTTGGTTGGCCAATATACTTCTGCATTCCGATACCAAGTTCCTCATCTTGCATCACTGGACGATATCGACAGCAGCTTATTGGGAAACATGTCCAGCGTTTTCGGCGGTGCTGCAGGTGCCAACAACAACGGGAACGCATCCATGGGCTGCCACGGTCATTCGCATCTGGCACATCACGTACACGGTTTGCATACACACCACTCTCATAGCCATACGCATCACAATAGCAGGCAATCAGCGTCCGGTCTTCACCACCGTTCTGTAAGTGCATCTGCTGCAAGTCCCAATGGGTGCAGCGGCAATGGCGGTATCAATGGCAACGGTAGTAGTAATATTGGTGGCAATACCATACTCATTGGTCCTAACGCCATTGGCTTAATACCCTTGGGTACAGCTATGGCCAACGAATTAGCCGCTGTCGGTTTCGCAAGTTGTGATGATCCACTACATCATcaccaccaccatcaccaccagtttcatggAGGCAATGTTACTGCTGGAGCTGAGCCCGAAGTTGCTGCTTCAACTGCGGCATCATTTCTGGCGGCCACCGCAAATAGTTTGCTGCCGAACAACGCACTATTAGCGCACGCAAGCATTTCAGCTAATCATGTTCAAAATGGTGCTGTACGGCGATGTATGAGCAAAATAGCTACGTTATACACAAACCGTAAACGTTTTACTGATCAGGAAAAGGCAATTTTATTCATGATTTGCTttctatttttcacatttttatttgcaaCACTTGTTAAGACACTTATGCGATAA